Below is a genomic region from Veillonellales bacterium.
GCACAAATTAAACCAATACTACCGGTAATAGCTCTTACTACTTCCGTTACAATCAGGTTTGAATTCAATATTTTGATTAACGGCAAATTTTTTTGCGCACTAATAAGCAATATAAGGGGAAGGAAACTTCCCAAATAAGCCAAGATTAAAGTATTTGACATAGTGCCCATAATGTCTTTCCCCACATTAAGCCCGGACTTAAGCAATTCTAAAAATCTCAACTCTGGACAGGAGCACTTAATTTCATACTGAGCCGAAGCAATAGAAATTGCAACGTCCATTACGGCTCCTAATGAGCCTAATATGATTCCGGCAAATAAGACGTCTTGAAAATTTACAGATGCCAAATACGTTACTTTTAGCATCATCGCCTCTTCGCTATCCAATCCCGTTAAGTGCATTAAAACAATGGAAGCGGAAGCCAAAAGGCCAGCGATAGCTACCCCGCCAACTGTTCCCAGCGCTGCCCCCCATGTTTTGGAATTCCAGCCGCTAACTGTAATCTGGGTAACAAATGCAATAATCGCACTGACTAGGAAAGTAATTAGCGTTATGCTCCAATGCGCCTTTAAAATAAGTGGTATCATAACCTCTAGAATCACGAAAATGGCAAAGCCAATTACAAATAGTGATCTTAATCCGACCCGCCTGCCAATTACAAGCAATATTACTGCAAAGATTCCTAATAATATATAGATGTAGGATAGACGTTCATAATCGGCAATATTATAGCTTTTACGGTTAAAATCCTGTGTGACTGCAACAACAATTTTATCTCCTGGTTTTGGGTCAATCTCCATCCCCGGCATACTTATGCTCATTTTATGATGAATACACTTTACCTCTTGACCACTTTCGAGCCCGGATGTCAATCGTATAATTACTAAGTCAGCACTATCCGTTCCCTTTCCGGGAGCCTTTTTTACCGTCGTGTTATACAACTCTTGTACGCTAACAACAACCCCTTGAATATATTCAACCGGAGCGATGTCCTCGGCCTGATTTTCCGGATTTGCCAAAAGGCTGGGGGAGCTGACCGTCAAAAGCAAGCAAATCAAAACGAGTATTCTAGCTTTTGAATAAACCATCTTAACCATATAAGCCTCCTGATAGAATCACTCATTCACCTGAAATCCAAATAAAAATTTTTATTTGGTCATAACCTCCTTTACCTGTCGATAATACGGTATTCCTATTTAATATGATTATCAAATAGGAATATTCTTATTTATATAGTATGCATGCCATTTTTTCCCTGGTCAAGCAGCCATTTTATCCATAAGCCGCCTTAAAAAGGCGAAAAAGCCAATCAGCCCTCCTTTTTCCGGCTTATTCATAGGGTTATTTTTCAACGCTTCTCCGCCACTCAAGCATGCCTCCCTGAATGCTGCAGGTGTTTGCAAACCCGCAGCTTTGCAAAATGATATTGGCCTGGGAGCTACTCTTGCCGCCATGGCAGATCAAAAGCACCTTTTTATCTTTAGGAATTTCCGTTAACCGATTTTTCAGCACCGCAAGTGGAATCGAAGCAGCTCCTGGTATATGCCCCTGCTTATATTCATCCGCCGTCCGAACATCAATGAATATCGCCGCTTTATTCTGCCAAGCTTCCCTTGCCTGCTCCG
It encodes:
- a CDS encoding YibE/F family protein, which produces MVKMVYSKARILVLICLLLTVSSPSLLANPENQAEDIAPVEYIQGVVVSVQELYNTTVKKAPGKGTDSADLVIIRLTSGLESGQEVKCIHHKMSISMPGMEIDPKPGDKIVVAVTQDFNRKSYNIADYERLSYIYILLGIFAVILLVIGRRVGLRSLFVIGFAIFVILEVMIPLILKAHWSITLITFLVSAIIAFVTQITVSGWNSKTWGAALGTVGGVAIAGLLASASIVLMHLTGLDSEEAMMLKVTYLASVNFQDVLFAGIILGSLGAVMDVAISIASAQYEIKCSCPELRFLELLKSGLNVGKDIMGTMSNTLILAYLGSFLPLILLISAQKNLPLIKILNSNLIVTEVVRAITGSIGLICA